A part of Streptomyces sp. NBC_00557 genomic DNA contains:
- a CDS encoding phosphoketolase family protein: MSVDTQQRPVQLEEDELRSLDAHWRAANYLSVGQIYLMANPLLTEPLRPEHVKPRLLGHWGTSPGLNLVHTHLNRVIKARGLDALCIWGPGHGGPAVLANSWLEGSYTETYPDVTRDAAGMAWLFRQFSFPGGVPSHVAPETPGSIHEGGELGYSLSHAYGAALDNPNLLVACVIGDGEAETGPLAASWHSNKFLDPVHDGAVLPILHLNGYKIANPTVLSRLPEHELDDLLRGYGHAPIHVTGDDPMTVHRAMAAAMDDALERIAAIQSSAREDGVVERPHWPVIVLRTPKGWTGPAEVDGLPVEGTWRAHQVPLAAVRDNPEHLRQLEQWLRSYRPEELFDEHGAPRPEVLACIPEGRRRLGANPHANGGLLLRELPLPPLEKYAVEVDKPGATLHEPTRVLGDMLQDVMHATSGRRDFRLVGPDETASNRLQAVYAASGKAWQAQVLQVDEHLERHGRVMEILSEHTCQGWLEGYLLTGRHGLFSCYEAFVHIVDSMVNQHIKWLRTTRRLPWRAPIASLNYLLTSHVWRQDHNGFSHQDPGFVDHILNKSPEAVRVYFPPDANTLLSVADHALRSKDYVNVIVAGKQPCFDWLSIEEAKVHCARGAGIWEWAGTEDSTREPDVVLACAGDVPTQEVLAAAQLLRRHLPELAVRVVNVVDIARLLPSEEHPHGMSDFEYDGLFTTDKPVIFAYHGYPWLIHRLAYRRTGHRNLHVRGYKEIGTTTTPFDMVVRNDLDRYRLVMDVIDRVPGLAVRAAAVRQQMEDARQRHHAWIREHGMDLPEVADWTWDG, translated from the coding sequence ATGTCCGTCGACACGCAGCAGAGGCCCGTCCAGCTGGAGGAGGATGAGCTGAGGTCGCTGGACGCCCACTGGCGCGCCGCGAACTATCTGTCCGTCGGCCAGATCTACCTCATGGCAAACCCACTGCTCACCGAGCCTCTGCGCCCCGAGCACGTCAAACCGCGGCTGCTGGGCCACTGGGGCACGTCGCCTGGCCTGAACCTGGTGCACACCCACCTCAACCGCGTCATCAAGGCCCGCGGCCTGGACGCCCTGTGTATCTGGGGGCCGGGTCACGGTGGTCCGGCCGTGCTGGCCAACTCCTGGCTGGAGGGCTCGTACACCGAGACGTACCCGGACGTCACCCGGGACGCGGCGGGCATGGCGTGGCTGTTCAGGCAGTTCTCCTTCCCCGGCGGGGTGCCCAGCCACGTCGCACCGGAGACGCCCGGCTCGATCCACGAGGGCGGCGAACTCGGCTACTCGCTCTCCCACGCCTACGGGGCCGCCCTGGACAACCCGAACCTGCTGGTCGCCTGCGTGATCGGCGACGGCGAGGCCGAGACCGGGCCGCTGGCCGCCTCCTGGCACTCCAACAAGTTCCTCGACCCCGTCCACGACGGCGCTGTCCTGCCGATCCTGCACCTCAACGGCTACAAGATCGCCAACCCCACCGTGCTGTCCCGCCTGCCCGAGCACGAACTCGACGACCTGCTGCGCGGCTACGGACACGCCCCCATCCACGTCACCGGCGACGACCCGATGACCGTCCACCGGGCGATGGCCGCCGCGATGGACGACGCGCTGGAACGCATCGCGGCCATCCAGAGCAGTGCCCGTGAGGACGGCGTAGTGGAGCGGCCGCACTGGCCAGTGATCGTGCTGCGCACCCCCAAAGGCTGGACCGGCCCTGCCGAGGTCGACGGCCTGCCCGTGGAGGGAACCTGGCGCGCCCACCAGGTACCGCTCGCCGCCGTACGGGACAACCCCGAGCACCTGCGGCAACTGGAGCAGTGGCTGCGCTCCTACCGGCCGGAGGAGCTGTTCGACGAGCACGGCGCCCCGCGCCCCGAGGTACTCGCCTGTATCCCCGAGGGCAGGCGCCGGCTGGGTGCCAACCCCCACGCCAACGGTGGCCTGCTGCTGCGCGAGCTGCCCCTGCCGCCCCTGGAGAAGTACGCCGTCGAGGTCGACAAGCCCGGCGCCACCCTGCACGAACCCACCCGTGTTCTCGGCGACATGCTCCAGGACGTCATGCACGCCACGAGCGGGCGGCGCGACTTCCGCCTCGTCGGCCCCGACGAGACCGCCTCCAACCGGCTCCAGGCGGTCTACGCGGCCAGCGGCAAGGCCTGGCAGGCCCAGGTGCTCCAAGTGGACGAGCACCTCGAGCGTCACGGCCGGGTGATGGAAATCCTGTCCGAACACACCTGTCAGGGCTGGCTGGAGGGCTACCTCCTCACCGGCCGGCACGGACTGTTCTCCTGCTACGAGGCGTTCGTCCACATCGTCGACTCGATGGTCAACCAGCACATCAAGTGGCTCCGCACCACCCGACGCCTGCCCTGGCGCGCCCCCATCGCCTCCCTCAACTACCTGCTCACCTCACACGTGTGGCGCCAGGACCACAACGGCTTCTCCCACCAGGACCCCGGCTTCGTCGACCACATCCTCAACAAGAGCCCCGAGGCCGTGCGGGTCTACTTCCCGCCGGACGCCAACACCCTGCTGTCGGTCGCCGACCACGCCCTGCGCAGCAAGGACTACGTCAACGTGATCGTGGCCGGCAAGCAGCCCTGCTTCGACTGGCTCTCCATCGAGGAGGCGAAGGTCCACTGCGCACGCGGCGCAGGTATCTGGGAGTGGGCCGGCACCGAGGACAGTACCCGTGAACCGGATGTCGTGCTGGCCTGCGCCGGCGACGTCCCGACCCAGGAGGTGCTAGCCGCTGCCCAACTGCTGCGCCGCCACCTGCCAGAGCTGGCGGTAAGGGTCGTCAACGTGGTCGACATCGCCCGGCTGCTGCCGAGCGAGGAACACCCGCACGGCATGAGCGACTTCGAGTATGACGGCCTGTTTACCACCGACAAGCCGGTGATCTTCGCCTACCACGGCTACCCGTGGCTGATCCACCGCCTGGCCTACCGCCGCACCGGCCACCGCAACCTGCATGTGCGCGGCTACAAGGAGATCGGCACCACCACCACGCCGTTCGACATGGTCGTCCGCAACGACCTCGACCGCTACCGCCTCGTCATGGACGTCATCGACCGCGTCCCCGGCCTCGCGGTCCGCGCAGCCGCCGTACGCCAGCAGATGGAGGACGCCCGCCAGCGCCACCACGCCTGGATTCGCGAGCACGGTATGGACCTGCCCGAGGTCGCCGACTGGACGTGGGATGGCTGA
- a CDS encoding DUF1003 domain-containing protein yields the protein MSQSVAEVRHHPAVIAHHSRRAEDIQLRVADAITKFAGSMTFVYIHAVAFAAWMLLFESSPWPTLTLVVSLEAIFLSTFVMIGQNRQAAFQQIKADHDFVEQELELKTNTELTRAIHMMTTELHRRLIDGGGDP from the coding sequence ATGAGTCAGTCCGTAGCCGAGGTACGACACCACCCAGCGGTGATCGCTCATCACAGCAGGCGTGCCGAGGACATTCAGCTACGCGTCGCCGACGCCATCACCAAGTTCGCCGGCTCGATGACGTTCGTCTACATCCACGCCGTCGCCTTCGCGGCCTGGATGCTGCTCTTCGAGTCCAGCCCCTGGCCCACGTTGACCCTGGTGGTGTCACTGGAAGCGATCTTCCTGTCCACGTTCGTCATGATCGGACAGAACCGGCAGGCGGCCTTCCAGCAGATCAAGGCCGACCACGACTTCGTCGAGCAGGAGTTGGAGCTCAAGACCAATACCGAGCTGACTCGGGCCATCCACATGATGACCACGGAACTCCACAGGCGTCTGATCGACGGCGGCGGCGACCCGTAG
- a CDS encoding anti-sigma factor antagonist (This anti-anti-sigma factor, or anti-sigma factor antagonist, belongs to a family that includes characterized members SpoIIAA, RsbV, RsfA, and RsfB.), with product MRLSPQPARSHIRTYRTRGHAVVELRGEIDIVAADEIIPVLDTVTEPAAPSVIVSLLDVDFFDCSGLRLLCRARRRADERGGQLVLVCTHPLTLRILHIVRLTVMFPVYETLDEALDRREASAC from the coding sequence ATGCGCCTGAGTCCTCAGCCAGCCCGCAGCCACATCCGCACCTACCGCACGCGAGGACATGCCGTCGTCGAATTGCGGGGAGAGATCGACATCGTGGCGGCGGACGAGATCATCCCGGTTCTGGACACCGTCACCGAACCGGCCGCTCCCTCCGTCATCGTCAGTCTCCTTGATGTGGACTTCTTCGACTGCTCCGGTCTGCGCCTCCTGTGCCGCGCCCGCCGCAGGGCCGACGAGCGCGGCGGACAGCTGGTGCTCGTGTGCACACACCCTCTGACCCTGCGCATCCTGCACATCGTCCGCCTGACGGTGATGTTCCCTGTCTACGAGACGCTCGACGAAGCCCTCGATCGGCGGGAAGCGTCAGCCTGTTGA
- a CDS encoding sensor histidine kinase, whose protein sequence is MSPQLRLDALLDDLQQQVAQVRAARDRVHTLLDAVLAVGSDLDLEVVLHRIVESAVALVDAQYGALGVLGEEGTIKQFVTVGIDEEAIARIGHYPRGQGILGLLIRHPEPLRLANLADHPASVGFPDGHPPMTSFLGAPVRVRDQVFGNLYLTNKKSGAEFDSDDEAVLRTLAAAAGVAIDNARLYDDAHRRQRWLAASNELTRSLLSGAEPAAVLDSFTATVREIAGADMVTLAVPVGDKGELVIEAASGAPAEEVRGLLLPASTLAAKVYTSGETITSEAVSADPRAEGGSASVVELGPAFFVPLGTREHVRGVLQVANVPGGALFTDAVIDMVTGFGNQAALALDVAEHRRDTERMVVLNDRDRIARDLHDLVIQRLFAGALSLQSTLGRVTDRPQVSERIQRVVNDLDDTIKIIRSTIYGLREHDQTRHGSGLRAQLVAATEQATELLGFAPALRMTGLLDTAVSADQAEQLLAVLGEALSNAARHAHATSVDVGVEVTDSALRLHVADNGRGIDPAITRRSGLANLRKRAEELGGSFSVSANQPSGTVVEWVVPLSSTG, encoded by the coding sequence ATGTCTCCACAGCTGCGGCTGGACGCACTGCTGGACGACCTACAGCAGCAGGTCGCGCAGGTCCGGGCGGCCCGGGACCGGGTCCACACGCTGCTCGACGCGGTGTTGGCGGTCGGCTCCGACCTCGACCTGGAGGTGGTGCTGCACCGCATCGTGGAGTCGGCGGTCGCCCTGGTCGACGCCCAGTACGGGGCTCTCGGCGTGCTGGGCGAGGAAGGCACGATCAAGCAGTTCGTCACCGTCGGCATCGACGAGGAAGCCATCGCCCGGATCGGCCACTACCCGCGTGGCCAGGGCATCCTCGGCCTGCTCATCCGCCACCCGGAGCCACTGCGCTTGGCCAACCTGGCGGATCACCCGGCATCCGTCGGCTTCCCGGACGGGCACCCGCCGATGACCAGCTTCCTCGGCGCCCCCGTCCGCGTACGCGACCAGGTCTTCGGCAACCTGTACCTGACCAACAAGAAGAGCGGCGCGGAGTTCGACAGCGACGACGAGGCGGTGCTGCGCACCCTAGCCGCAGCGGCCGGCGTGGCGATCGACAACGCTCGACTCTACGACGACGCCCACCGCCGACAGCGGTGGCTGGCCGCCAGCAACGAACTGACCCGCAGCCTCCTGTCCGGCGCGGAGCCTGCCGCCGTGCTGGACTCCTTCACTGCCACCGTGCGCGAGATCGCCGGTGCGGACATGGTCACCCTGGCCGTGCCGGTCGGCGACAAGGGCGAACTCGTCATCGAGGCCGCCTCGGGCGCGCCGGCCGAAGAGGTCCGTGGGCTGCTGCTGCCTGCCTCAACTCTGGCCGCCAAGGTCTACACGTCCGGAGAGACGATCACCAGCGAGGCCGTCAGCGCCGACCCGCGCGCGGAGGGCGGCAGCGCCTCGGTGGTGGAGCTCGGACCCGCCTTCTTCGTCCCCCTCGGCACCCGCGAGCACGTCCGCGGCGTGCTGCAGGTCGCGAACGTACCAGGCGGCGCCCTCTTCACCGACGCCGTCATCGACATGGTCACCGGGTTCGGCAACCAGGCCGCACTGGCCCTGGACGTCGCCGAGCACCGGCGCGATACCGAACGCATGGTCGTACTCAACGACCGCGACAGGATCGCCCGGGACCTGCACGACCTGGTCATCCAGCGGCTGTTCGCGGGCGCGCTGTCCCTGCAGTCCACGCTGGGTCGAGTCACTGACCGGCCGCAGGTCAGCGAACGGATCCAGCGCGTCGTGAACGACCTGGACGACACCATCAAGATCATCCGCTCGACCATCTACGGTCTGCGCGAGCACGACCAGACCCGGCACGGCAGTGGACTGCGCGCGCAACTCGTGGCGGCCACCGAACAGGCAACCGAGCTGCTCGGCTTCGCCCCCGCGCTCCGCATGACCGGGCTGCTGGACACGGCCGTGTCCGCCGACCAGGCCGAGCAACTGCTGGCCGTGCTCGGCGAGGCCCTGTCCAACGCCGCCCGGCACGCGCACGCCACCAGCGTCGACGTCGGCGTCGAGGTCACCGACTCCGCTCTGCGGCTGCATGTGGCGGACAACGGCCGCGGAATCGACCCGGCGATCACCCGCCGCAGCGGCTTGGCCAACCTGCGTAAGCGCGCGGAGGAGTTGGGCGGCAGCTTCAGCGTCTCCGCTAACCAGCCGAGCGGCACCGTCGTCGAGTGGGTCGTTCCGCTCTCCTCAACAGGCTGA
- a CDS encoding PP2C family protein-serine/threonine phosphatase → MKPDRQSLPPRQHLRVDAEPGRVTEQLNALARAQERLQGLLDAVLEISRELELPEVLRQIVSTAMELVGARYGALAVVNEQRTGLSEFIAVGLSKRERADLAEVGQPQGRGLLGQLIHHTEPLRVDDIPTHPLAAGFPPGHPPMRTLLGVAITVRGEIYGNLYLSERHDGQPFDRQDEAVVVALAGAAGVAIDHARLFTQVRSGAEQFQRLLLPQLPDLRPFTAAAIYRPATAPAHLGGDWYDAVLLPDSACAAVIGDVVGHDLQSAAAMAQTRHMLRALLYDRRTPPSAVLCQLDRTLQAITDNPLTTACLARIEPQADTWTLRWSTAGHLPPLLITPDDQAVYLHAEPGVPLGVDTDQPRPDHNCPLPADATLIFFTDGLVEHPARSIDTGLRALRAVATAHAHLPVKDLCTALVDHHPSDGHDDLAILALRTPHR, encoded by the coding sequence ATGAAGCCGGACCGACAGTCGCTCCCGCCCCGACAGCACCTGCGCGTGGACGCCGAGCCAGGGCGCGTCACAGAGCAGCTCAACGCGCTCGCCCGCGCCCAGGAACGTTTGCAGGGCCTGCTGGACGCTGTGCTGGAGATCAGCCGGGAACTGGAACTGCCAGAGGTGCTGCGCCAGATCGTGAGCACCGCGATGGAACTTGTCGGTGCCCGCTACGGCGCTCTGGCCGTCGTGAACGAGCAGCGCACGGGCCTGTCCGAGTTCATCGCGGTCGGCCTCAGCAAGAGGGAGCGGGCCGACCTGGCAGAGGTCGGGCAGCCGCAGGGCCGAGGGCTCCTGGGGCAGCTGATTCACCACACCGAACCCCTGCGGGTCGACGACATCCCCACCCACCCCCTCGCAGCAGGCTTCCCGCCAGGACATCCGCCGATGCGCACCCTGCTGGGGGTGGCGATCACCGTGCGCGGCGAGATCTACGGGAACCTGTACCTGTCCGAGCGGCACGACGGACAGCCCTTCGACAGACAGGACGAAGCGGTGGTGGTAGCCCTTGCCGGTGCCGCGGGAGTCGCCATCGATCATGCCCGGCTGTTCACTCAGGTGCGAAGCGGAGCCGAGCAGTTCCAGCGCCTCCTGCTGCCGCAACTGCCGGACCTGCGTCCTTTCACAGCCGCCGCCATCTACCGTCCGGCCACAGCTCCCGCGCACCTGGGCGGAGACTGGTACGACGCCGTCCTTCTCCCCGACAGCGCCTGCGCCGCCGTCATCGGCGATGTCGTCGGTCATGACCTTCAGTCGGCGGCCGCCATGGCTCAGACCCGTCACATGCTGCGCGCCCTGCTCTACGACCGGCGTACCCCGCCGAGCGCCGTCCTCTGCCAGCTCGACCGCACGTTGCAGGCGATCACCGACAACCCCCTGACCACGGCCTGCCTGGCCCGCATCGAGCCCCAAGCCGACACTTGGACGCTGCGCTGGAGCACTGCGGGACACCTCCCACCACTGCTGATCACCCCCGATGACCAGGCCGTGTATCTACACGCGGAGCCCGGTGTGCCCCTGGGCGTCGACACCGACCAGCCCCGCCCCGACCACAACTGCCCCCTGCCGGCGGACGCCACTCTGATCTTCTTCACGGACGGCTTGGTGGAACACCCTGCACGGTCCATCGACACGGGTCTGCGGGCCCTCCGCGCAGTGGCCACTGCCCACGCCCACCTGCCCGTCAAAGATCTGTGTACAGCCCTCGTGGACCACCATCCCAGCGACGGACACGACGACCTGGCCATCCTCGCCCTGCGCACACCGCACAGGTAG
- a CDS encoding SHOCT domain-containing protein — translation MMFWYGHGMNGWGWFVMSLSTLLFWALIITVGALLFRALARPAPPREGHSSWQKTPPGTGPEQILAERYARGEIDDEEYHRRLATLRGSPTDAARPSAL, via the coding sequence ATGATGTTCTGGTATGGCCACGGCATGAACGGCTGGGGCTGGTTCGTGATGTCGCTCAGTACGCTGCTGTTCTGGGCGCTGATCATCACAGTCGGCGCCCTGCTCTTCCGGGCTCTGGCCCGCCCCGCCCCTCCCCGCGAAGGTCACAGCTCCTGGCAGAAGACGCCTCCGGGGACCGGCCCTGAACAGATCCTCGCCGAGCGGTACGCGCGCGGCGAGATCGACGACGAGGAGTACCACCGCCGTCTGGCCACCCTCCGTGGATCACCCACAGACGCGGCCAGGCCCTCAGCCCTGTAG
- a CDS encoding DUF1918 domain-containing protein — MRAELGDQLVIESPKTGTTRRDGEIVGLHHADGTPPYDVRWSDTDEVTLVFPGPDAHVRHLQHAPGSTNEPSGRITAERGGESDSTPREAGPSPGDLGRRVAAERERQGLSREETARRAAMAPDYLAYLEERQADPSLATLIRLASALGTSVAALRGGGIDLPPGQGHALLHPELRDLSPDECRALLSTHGVGRVAVSTPEGPAVVPVNYEVIEDAIVYRTMPDSVPAAAVGAEVAFEVDHVDEAMSQGWSVLLVGPARVVTEHDVVRRLAEHVHTEPWAGGKREMWVSIQPKRLTGRRIRPADQ, encoded by the coding sequence ATGCGAGCTGAACTCGGCGATCAACTCGTCATCGAAAGTCCGAAGACGGGCACCACCCGGCGCGACGGAGAGATCGTCGGACTGCACCATGCGGATGGAACACCGCCGTACGACGTGCGCTGGTCGGACACAGACGAGGTGACGCTGGTGTTCCCCGGGCCCGACGCGCACGTCCGCCATCTCCAGCACGCGCCGGGGAGTACCAACGAGCCTTCCGGGCGGATCACTGCGGAGAGGGGAGGCGAGTCCGACAGCACTCCACGGGAGGCGGGACCGAGCCCCGGCGACCTCGGCCGGCGTGTGGCTGCCGAGCGTGAGCGACAGGGCTTGAGCAGGGAAGAGACTGCCCGCCGCGCTGCGATGGCTCCGGACTACCTCGCGTACCTGGAAGAACGCCAGGCCGATCCGAGCCTGGCGACGCTGATCCGGCTGGCCTCGGCGCTTGGTACCAGCGTCGCAGCCCTGCGTGGGGGCGGTATCGATCTGCCTCCGGGTCAGGGACACGCACTTCTGCACCCCGAGCTTCGGGACCTCAGCCCCGACGAATGCCGCGCTCTGCTCTCCACGCACGGTGTGGGGCGTGTAGCGGTGTCGACCCCCGAGGGGCCAGCGGTCGTCCCGGTGAACTACGAGGTCATCGAGGACGCGATCGTCTACCGGACGATGCCCGACTCAGTGCCCGCGGCGGCTGTGGGCGCGGAGGTCGCCTTCGAGGTCGACCATGTGGACGAGGCGATGAGCCAGGGCTGGAGCGTTCTCCTCGTCGGTCCTGCGCGAGTCGTCACGGAGCACGACGTCGTGCGACGGCTGGCCGAGCACGTCCACACCGAGCCGTGGGCGGGCGGCAAGCGTGAGATGTGGGTGTCGATCCAGCCCAAGCGGCTCACAGGCCGCCGCATCAGGCCGGCCGACCAGTGA
- a CDS encoding CBS domain-containing protein, translating to MPATPRLVRDVMTLTVVAVGRDAPFKEIVRTMEQWKVSALPVLDGERRVIGVVSEADLLPKEQFRDSASGLSDQLGRQCEVAKARAVTAAELMSAPAVTVSPGATLAQAARIMAVRHFKRLPVVDDAGTLQGIVSRGDLLKVFLRSDEDIAEEVRRTVVSCLFPALSHTIHVHVHEGVVTLRGELRDTSLVSVATRLARAVEGVVDVEAQLTGKPATPAGPKSTR from the coding sequence ATGCCCGCGACTCCGCGCCTGGTGCGCGATGTGATGACCCTGACTGTCGTGGCTGTCGGTCGCGACGCGCCCTTCAAGGAGATCGTCCGGACCATGGAGCAGTGGAAGGTCAGTGCACTGCCGGTCCTGGATGGCGAGAGACGCGTCATCGGTGTGGTCTCCGAGGCCGATCTGCTGCCCAAGGAGCAGTTCCGTGACAGCGCCTCGGGTCTCAGTGACCAACTCGGGCGACAGTGCGAAGTCGCCAAGGCGAGGGCGGTGACTGCAGCGGAGCTCATGAGCGCCCCTGCGGTCACGGTGTCCCCCGGGGCCACCTTGGCTCAGGCAGCCCGGATCATGGCCGTGCGCCACTTCAAGAGGCTGCCCGTGGTCGACGACGCGGGCACGCTGCAGGGCATCGTCAGCCGAGGCGATCTGCTGAAAGTGTTCCTGCGGTCGGACGAGGACATCGCGGAAGAGGTCCGCCGCACCGTGGTGTCCTGCCTGTTCCCCGCCCTCAGTCACACGATCCATGTGCACGTGCACGAGGGAGTCGTCACCCTCCGCGGAGAGCTCCGCGACACCTCGCTCGTCTCGGTTGCTACGCGTCTCGCCCGTGCCGTCGAAGGCGTGGTTGATGTCGAGGCGCAACTGACCGGCAAGCCCGCCACACCGGCTGGGCCAAAGAGCACGCGGTGA
- a CDS encoding potassium channel family protein produces MAWLVSLVGVGLVMAALRDLFHTLWHPTRHAGLSRLVMTGMWRLARRLRARRRVVGLVGPLAMVTVVGLWAAVIILGWAIIYWPHMPGAFTLTPGSRAAQQPALLDSVYLSLVTVATLGLGDITPAAGWLRLISPLEALVGFALLTATVSWVLEIYPALTRRRVLAIRLALLRDSAPTTEQLDSVAGALLLDSLATEVVRVRIDFTQYAEAYYFHDGEDHSSLAAILGYASALAQRGQAAQRPDVRLTGDLLANALEDLADILDQRFLHTGGPSATVFAAYAADHGRSVTQP; encoded by the coding sequence ATGGCGTGGTTGGTCTCGCTGGTAGGGGTTGGGCTGGTCATGGCCGCCTTGCGAGATCTGTTCCATACCCTCTGGCACCCCACCCGCCATGCCGGCCTGAGCCGCCTCGTCATGACTGGGATGTGGAGACTGGCCCGGCGCCTGCGCGCCCGCAGACGCGTGGTCGGCCTCGTCGGCCCTCTCGCCATGGTGACGGTGGTCGGTCTCTGGGCCGCCGTCATCATCCTCGGCTGGGCGATCATCTACTGGCCCCACATGCCGGGGGCTTTCACGCTCACCCCCGGTTCCAGGGCAGCGCAGCAGCCGGCACTCCTCGACTCCGTCTACCTGTCACTCGTTACCGTCGCCACCCTCGGGCTGGGCGACATCACACCCGCCGCAGGGTGGCTTCGCCTGATCTCGCCGCTGGAGGCGCTCGTCGGCTTCGCCCTCCTGACCGCCACGGTCTCCTGGGTGCTCGAGATCTACCCCGCGCTGACCCGCAGAAGGGTGCTGGCCATCCGGTTGGCGCTCCTGCGCGACTCGGCTCCGACGACCGAGCAGCTTGACAGCGTCGCCGGGGCGCTGCTGCTGGACAGCTTGGCCACCGAGGTCGTGCGCGTCCGCATCGACTTCACCCAGTACGCCGAGGCCTACTACTTCCATGACGGGGAGGACCACTCCTCCCTGGCGGCCATCCTTGGGTACGCCTCAGCCCTTGCCCAGCGCGGCCAGGCCGCGCAGCGGCCGGACGTCCGACTGACCGGAGACTTGCTCGCCAACGCACTGGAAGACCTCGCCGACATCCTTGACCAGCGTTTTCTCCACACGGGCGGACCATCGGCGACGGTCTTCGCCGCCTACGCCGCTGACCACGGGCGCAGCGTCACTCAACCCTGA
- a CDS encoding restriction endonuclease, translating into MGARQIVLGGGGLLLVLVMFWSEVWPYVVGGVLLSGLAAAGWWLWRTDRRVRARDCRWRREESVKAGRRALADVDAMTGTEFEELVAALCRRDGCTEVRRVGGSHDNGADVLGRLPDGRTMVIQCKRYAPSSTIASRELRDLLGAKVHFQADVAVFVTTTRFSRPSERFAVEHSILAIHRDHLGLWNNGASLLSLSRVNGRGQGDARHRTRWKQAYGK; encoded by the coding sequence GTGGGGGCAAGGCAGATCGTGCTCGGCGGTGGCGGGCTGCTGCTCGTACTGGTGATGTTCTGGTCTGAGGTGTGGCCCTACGTCGTAGGAGGCGTACTCCTTTCCGGTCTGGCCGCAGCGGGCTGGTGGCTGTGGCGTACGGACCGGAGGGTGCGTGCCCGGGACTGTCGGTGGCGGCGGGAAGAGTCGGTGAAGGCCGGGCGGCGGGCCCTGGCCGACGTGGACGCGATGACCGGAACCGAGTTCGAGGAGCTGGTCGCCGCCCTGTGCCGCCGGGACGGGTGCACAGAGGTCCGGCGGGTGGGCGGTTCCCACGACAACGGCGCCGACGTCCTTGGTCGGCTTCCTGACGGCCGGACGATGGTGATCCAGTGCAAGCGGTACGCGCCCAGCAGCACCATCGCCAGCCGTGAGTTACGTGACCTGCTGGGTGCCAAGGTGCACTTCCAGGCCGACGTCGCGGTGTTCGTGACGACCACCAGGTTCAGCCGGCCCTCCGAGAGGTTCGCGGTGGAGCACAGCATTCTTGCCATCCACCGCGATCACCTCGGTCTGTGGAACAACGGGGCGTCCCTGCTGTCGCTGAGCCGTGTCAACGGTCGCGGTCAGGGAGACGCCCGGCACCGTACGCGCTGGAAGCAGGCCTACGGGAAGTGA